One Candidatus Gastranaerophilales bacterium genomic window, AACGAACACAAAGCTAATCAGAATATTTATATAGTTAAAATTGACACTTGGCGGGCATTAATCGGTGTAAATACTTCTGCAATCGAACTTATCCTTGAGCTTTAATGAACAAATTAATCCTAAATATTTTAATCATAGCGTTGTTTTTGACGGCTTGCAGCAGGCAGGAAGATACTACGATTATTAAATTTTCAACCTGGGGTTCAAAGAGCGAAATTAATATGCTTAAGCCTCTTTTAAACGAATTTGAAGTTCAAAATCCGGATATAAAAGTTGAACTTGTGCATGTTCCCAACAATTATTTTCAAAAGCTTCACCTGCTTATTATATCTAACCTTGCGCCTGATGTGATGTTTGTTAACAACATTAACGGTAAAATTTATATGGAAAATGATAAATTTGAGGATTTAACGCCGTTTTTAACTTCTGAAATTAAAGCTGATTTTTTCCCTAATACCCTCAAGGCAGGCAGTGATAACGGCAAATTATACATAATTCCCAGAGATATTTCCAATCTGGCGGTGTATTATAACAAGGATTTGTTTGACGCCAAAGGTATACCGTATCCTGACAGTAATTGGACAATAGAGGAGTTTGGAAATACGGCAAAAAAACTATCCGATAGTAATCACTTCGGTGTGGGTTTTGAAAAACATCCGATGTATTGGCTGCCCTTTTTGTGGAGCAATGGCGGAGGGCTTATTGCAGCGGATAATAAAACAATTATTTTGGCAGAGCAGCGCTCAAAAGACGCGTTGCGATTTTATGTTGATTTGCGCATTAAATACCACGCTGCGCCTTATGATGATGAACAGTCCAGCGCTACTACAACACAGCTGTTTTTACAGCAAAAAACAGCAATGCAGCTTTCGGGCAGATGGATTACTCCTACTCTTAATCAAAATGCCGCTTTTAAATGGGGCGCGGTAACTTTTCCAAAAGGAACAAACGGCTCTGTTGTAAATGCCGATGTTTCAGGCTGGGCAATGAGTTCTTCCTCCAAGCACAAAAAGCAGGCATGGCGTTTGATTGAATTTTTATCATCAAAAAAAGCGATAAGTGAAATTACAAAAGGAGGCTTGATAGTACCATCAAGGATTTCCATTGCAAATTCAGAGGTATTTAAAGATGACAATTCAAAAATATTTATAAAAGCGGTAGATAATGCTATTCCTACTCCTGCACCTGCAAAATATCAGGAAATGATTGACATTTTGAGCGAAACTCTTCAACCTGTTTTTTTAGGTAAACAAGATGTTGACGAAGCTATTAATAATAAATTCATAACAAAATTTAAAAATTTGTTACGATGAAAATAATTACTAGCAAA contains:
- a CDS encoding sugar ABC transporter substrate-binding protein; the protein is MNKLILNILIIALFLTACSRQEDTTIIKFSTWGSKSEINMLKPLLNEFEVQNPDIKVELVHVPNNYFQKLHLLIISNLAPDVMFVNNINGKIYMENDKFEDLTPFLTSEIKADFFPNTLKAGSDNGKLYIIPRDISNLAVYYNKDLFDAKGIPYPDSNWTIEEFGNTAKKLSDSNHFGVGFEKHPMYWLPFLWSNGGGLIAADNKTIILAEQRSKDALRFYVDLRIKYHAAPYDDEQSSATTTQLFLQQKTAMQLSGRWITPTLNQNAAFKWGAVTFPKGTNGSVVNADVSGWAMSSSSKHKKQAWRLIEFLSSKKAISEITKGGLIVPSRISIANSEVFKDDNSKIFIKAVDNAIPTPAPAKYQEMIDILSETLQPVFLGKQDVDEAINNKFITKFKNLLR